The following proteins come from a genomic window of Streptomyces sp. Sge12:
- a CDS encoding SAV_2336 N-terminal domain-related protein encodes MASASASAPGPARVPEAAAAAAAAAATEAEAAAAPVPAGAPGVRELAALLRAVGLDPSAEEIADALWLAGHIRGPVRAAPGDREPGGGGGPDTAAGEPVAEPAEPVRAEAEADAPVGLYAPGEARADGADGERPGEVPEEYGVPVRVPGAAALPRILDVQRALRALQRHRPPGPPTRLVIDESATAEASARTLGLIIPVLRPESRREATVRLVMDASPSMAVWQDMFEELRSVCERLGAFRDVQVHYLHRLTDGTAALGRSPAPGCVRASGLRSGDQLRDPTGRALTMVVSDCAGPLWREGTAQRLLYRWAECTPCVVVQPLPQRLWGRSWLPTERGTLTRLEGGAQQLAFRPDRPPLPGRPTGGLTVPVLPPSPTALGAWARLLAGLTAGPVPAEVGRVRADHPAAPLPPPRAVRPPRELVARFRSSAAPRAVQLAVYLSAAPLTLPVMRLVQRTMLPDSEPSDLAEVLLSGLLRRSGPGHGHWYEFVPGVQDVLLGPLGRDEAALVLKHCSEYVLAHFGRGVRNFPALAVSQLTGVPPAVADPGPGPEDTERPPEGRLPQAFAQVSAKVVRRYLPGMPQEAPPVRAPAPARVPARAGAVRAARDRLADADADGDGGARALYEAVAVLRRAVTAPAGPGDPPEEAETELAGALLRLWAAQRDPELLAEAQRAVTGLRTPQAGAMLGRVLYERALASGPDAELLAAADMEFAVAGAAGDPELRRDCAVRRAETLIRLSGLRDEPGALREARAALEPLAGGAPDPGSAAGAGAGAPAGADPEGPGRGGDGGPRPAPYPELQLALGRVLLALLPRTADPAERTALAAQAAARLGAALPAPAAAPARPGPGTARVRVEMADALRHLPGRLEEAAGQLDAALAEPGGDPELRVAALVCLARVHRERYARDADPAALEDAAEAYGRARRLIPRDAEAFAELLPEWGDVLLDRARAADGRRFTGAAVRVLRESRAAVPQSDPGAAHRLLRLATGLRLRHAYEGDPVDLREAEYLLELAVRHSRSPLEQARAWRDHGDVQQEIHGHTRALDRLDRAADSYRRAWRAALEADVEEREDTAVQLAARVQQLRGDVLERLARPRAALDAYRSALELWTRTREGAAGRSEAVRARIRTLEAGL; translated from the coding sequence GTGGCATCCGCATCCGCATCCGCACCCGGACCTGCACGCGTACCCGAGGCCGCAGCCGCAGCCGCAGCCGCAGCCGCAACCGAAGCCGAGGCCGCAGCCGCACCCGTTCCCGCCGGGGCGCCCGGCGTCCGTGAACTGGCCGCCCTGCTGCGCGCCGTCGGACTCGACCCGTCCGCCGAGGAGATCGCCGACGCGCTGTGGCTGGCCGGCCACATCCGCGGGCCCGTCCGGGCCGCCCCGGGCGACCGGGAGCCGGGCGGTGGCGGCGGTCCGGACACCGCGGCCGGCGAACCGGTCGCCGAGCCCGCCGAGCCCGTACGGGCGGAGGCCGAGGCCGACGCCCCGGTCGGGCTCTACGCGCCCGGGGAGGCCCGCGCGGACGGCGCCGACGGGGAACGGCCGGGGGAGGTGCCCGAGGAGTACGGAGTGCCCGTGCGGGTCCCCGGAGCCGCCGCACTGCCCCGCATCCTGGACGTCCAGCGGGCCCTGCGCGCCCTCCAGCGGCACCGCCCGCCCGGCCCGCCCACCCGGCTGGTGATCGACGAGAGCGCCACCGCCGAGGCCAGCGCCCGTACCCTCGGACTGATCATCCCGGTGCTGCGGCCGGAGAGCCGGCGCGAGGCGACCGTACGGCTGGTGATGGACGCGTCCCCTTCGATGGCCGTCTGGCAGGACATGTTCGAGGAACTGCGGTCGGTGTGCGAGCGGTTGGGGGCCTTCCGGGACGTCCAGGTGCACTACCTGCACCGCCTCACCGACGGCACGGCGGCCCTCGGCCGCAGCCCCGCACCCGGCTGCGTACGCGCCTCCGGACTGCGCTCCGGGGACCAGTTGCGGGACCCGACCGGCCGGGCCCTGACCATGGTGGTCTCCGACTGCGCCGGGCCGCTGTGGCGCGAGGGCACCGCGCAGCGGCTGCTGTACCGCTGGGCCGAGTGCACCCCGTGCGTGGTCGTCCAGCCGCTGCCGCAACGGCTGTGGGGACGCAGCTGGCTGCCCACCGAGCGGGGCACCCTCACCCGCCTGGAGGGCGGCGCGCAACAGCTCGCCTTCCGGCCGGACCGGCCGCCGTTGCCCGGGCGGCCCACCGGCGGGCTGACCGTGCCGGTGCTGCCGCCGAGCCCGACCGCCCTCGGAGCGTGGGCCCGGCTGCTGGCCGGGCTCACCGCCGGACCGGTACCGGCCGAGGTGGGCCGCGTACGGGCCGACCACCCGGCCGCGCCGCTGCCGCCGCCGCGTGCCGTGCGGCCGCCGCGCGAACTGGTGGCGCGCTTCCGGTCCTCGGCCGCGCCCCGGGCCGTACAGCTCGCCGTGTACCTGTCGGCGGCGCCGCTGACCCTGCCCGTGATGCGGCTGGTGCAGCGCACGATGCTGCCGGACTCCGAGCCCTCCGACCTGGCGGAGGTGCTGCTGAGCGGGCTGCTGCGGCGCAGCGGGCCGGGGCACGGGCACTGGTACGAGTTCGTTCCCGGGGTCCAGGACGTGCTGCTGGGTCCGCTGGGGCGGGACGAGGCCGCGCTGGTGCTCAAGCACTGCTCCGAGTACGTCCTGGCGCACTTCGGCCGGGGCGTACGGAACTTCCCCGCGCTCGCCGTCTCCCAGCTGACCGGGGTGCCGCCGGCGGTCGCCGACCCGGGCCCCGGCCCCGAGGACACCGAGCGCCCGCCGGAGGGACGGCTCCCGCAGGCCTTTGCACAGGTTTCGGCCAAAGTCGTACGGCGCTACCTGCCCGGGATGCCGCAGGAGGCCCCGCCGGTACGGGCACCCGCCCCGGCCCGGGTGCCCGCCCGGGCCGGGGCGGTGCGCGCCGCCCGCGACCGGCTCGCGGACGCCGACGCCGACGGGGACGGCGGCGCCCGGGCCCTGTACGAGGCCGTGGCGGTGCTGCGGCGCGCGGTGACGGCGCCGGCCGGGCCCGGCGACCCCCCGGAGGAGGCGGAGACCGAGCTGGCGGGCGCGCTGCTGCGGCTGTGGGCGGCCCAGCGGGACCCGGAGCTCCTCGCCGAGGCACAGCGGGCCGTGACCGGGCTGCGGACACCGCAGGCGGGGGCGATGCTCGGCCGGGTGCTGTACGAGCGGGCGCTGGCCTCCGGGCCGGACGCGGAGCTGCTGGCCGCGGCGGACATGGAGTTCGCGGTGGCGGGCGCCGCGGGCGACCCCGAGCTGCGGCGGGACTGCGCGGTGCGGCGGGCGGAGACCCTGATCCGGCTGAGCGGGCTGCGGGACGAGCCGGGCGCGCTCCGCGAGGCCCGCGCGGCCCTCGAACCCCTGGCGGGCGGGGCCCCCGACCCCGGCTCAGCGGCCGGCGCGGGAGCCGGGGCGCCGGCCGGGGCGGACCCCGAGGGTCCGGGCCGCGGCGGGGACGGCGGCCCGCGCCCCGCCCCGTACCCCGAACTGCAACTGGCCCTGGGCCGCGTCCTGCTGGCCCTGCTGCCCCGCACCGCCGACCCGGCCGAGCGCACGGCCCTCGCCGCACAGGCCGCCGCCCGCCTCGGGGCGGCCCTCCCGGCCCCGGCGGCCGCCCCCGCCCGCCCCGGCCCGGGGACCGCGCGGGTACGGGTGGAGATGGCCGACGCGCTGCGCCACCTCCCCGGCCGCCTGGAGGAGGCCGCCGGGCAGCTGGACGCGGCGCTCGCCGAGCCGGGCGGGGACCCGGAGCTGCGGGTGGCGGCCCTGGTGTGCCTGGCCCGAGTACACCGGGAGCGGTACGCGCGGGACGCCGACCCGGCGGCACTGGAGGACGCCGCCGAGGCGTACGGGCGGGCCCGGCGGCTGATCCCCCGCGACGCGGAGGCCTTCGCGGAACTGCTGCCCGAGTGGGGCGACGTACTCCTGGACCGGGCCCGGGCCGCCGACGGGCGCCGGTTCACCGGGGCGGCCGTACGCGTGCTGCGCGAGAGCCGGGCCGCGGTCCCGCAGTCCGACCCGGGGGCGGCGCACCGGCTGCTGAGGCTGGCCACCGGACTCCGGCTGCGGCACGCGTACGAGGGCGACCCGGTGGACCTGCGGGAGGCGGAGTACCTGCTGGAGCTGGCCGTCCGGCACAGCCGCAGCCCACTGGAACAGGCCCGCGCCTGGCGGGACCACGGCGACGTGCAGCAGGAGATCCACGGCCACACCCGGGCACTGGACCGCCTCGACCGGGCGGCGGACTCCTACCGGCGGGCCTGGCGGGCCGCCCTGGAGGCCGACGTGGAGGAGCGCGAGGACACCGCGGTCCAACTGGCGGCCCGCGTGCAGCAGTTGCGCGGGGACGTACTGGAGCGCCTCGCGCGGCCCCGCGCGGCCCTGGACGCGTACCGCTCGGCGCTGGAGCTGTGGACACGTACCCGCGAGGGCGCCGCCGGGCGCTCGGAGGCGGTCCGGGCGCGGATCCGGACCCTGGAGGCCGGGCTCTGA
- a CDS encoding AAA family ATPase, protein MNDEWLIYRGVGEPHDGIDALPDPPPWRDFDGGPVAEPDGPARVADGNVARRLGAHRQAAELHRPEPEELEAINAALYLRRPLLVTGFPGTGKSTLAHAVAHELKLGRVLRWPVVSRTVLQDGLYRYDALARLQDVQIAASGGGPAAGAPAPGSSGSGTGPDPSSGTAPGPAAVPGIGKYIRLGPLGTALLPTARPRVLLIDELDKSDIDLPNDLLNVLEEGEFALPELERVADTEPEVQVLTDDGTKVTVRGGRIRCRAFPFIILTSNGERDFPAALLRRCIQLGLGQPGEKRLATMVRAHLGEEAARLGADLIREFLSRSQTELVAADQLLNAVYLTHYAAPPTREDLADLLIQRLDRPR, encoded by the coding sequence ATGAACGACGAGTGGCTCATTTACCGCGGGGTGGGCGAGCCCCACGACGGGATCGACGCCCTGCCCGACCCGCCGCCCTGGCGGGACTTCGACGGCGGCCCCGTGGCGGAGCCGGACGGTCCGGCCCGGGTCGCCGACGGCAACGTGGCCCGGCGGCTCGGCGCGCACCGGCAGGCCGCCGAGCTGCACCGGCCGGAGCCCGAGGAGCTGGAGGCCATCAACGCGGCGCTGTACCTGCGGCGGCCGCTGCTCGTGACCGGCTTCCCCGGAACCGGCAAGTCCACGCTCGCGCACGCCGTCGCCCACGAGCTGAAGCTGGGGCGGGTGCTGCGCTGGCCGGTGGTGTCGCGGACCGTGCTCCAGGACGGGCTGTACCGGTACGACGCCCTGGCCCGGCTCCAGGACGTGCAGATCGCCGCGAGCGGCGGCGGGCCGGCCGCGGGCGCCCCCGCCCCCGGCTCCTCCGGCTCCGGCACCGGCCCCGACCCCTCCTCCGGCACCGCGCCCGGACCCGCGGCCGTCCCCGGCATCGGGAAGTACATCCGGCTCGGGCCGCTCGGCACCGCCCTGCTGCCGACCGCCCGGCCCCGCGTCCTGCTCATCGACGAGCTCGACAAGAGCGACATCGACCTGCCCAACGACCTGCTGAACGTGCTGGAGGAAGGGGAGTTCGCCCTCCCCGAACTGGAACGCGTCGCCGACACCGAGCCCGAGGTGCAGGTGCTCACCGACGACGGGACGAAGGTGACCGTCCGCGGCGGCCGCATCCGCTGCCGGGCGTTCCCGTTCATCATCCTGACCAGCAACGGGGAACGGGACTTCCCGGCCGCCCTGTTGCGCCGCTGCATCCAGCTCGGGCTCGGCCAGCCCGGCGAGAAGCGGCTCGCCACCATGGTCCGCGCCCACCTCGGCGAGGAGGCCGCCCGCCTCGGCGCCGACCTGATCCGCGAGTTCCTCAGCCGCTCCCAGACCGAGCTGGTCGCCGCCGACCAGCTGCTCAACGCCGTGTACCTGACCCACTACGCCGCCCCGCCCACCCGGGAGGACCTCGCCGACCTGCTCATCCAGCGCCTCGACCGCCCGAGGTGA
- a CDS encoding VMAP-C domain-containing protein: MPDKQGARMTDGRTTGSARAFELLEPLVQAATVRVHAPPGGYENPRSHRTGPTWGSGFFIAPGWVLTCAHVVGEGGAAVRLTGREVGITFSAGSLTGTVTGRVECVLPERLEERRPGRHALWDLPDLALVRVLAPVSHACVWLTDRSRPRFDEVAYFGCTEDLGTPEITGRTTRLRGTAGNGAAIRLGDDDEIEPGMSGGPVVDLARGEVVGVLKARRQTGGGGLAVSVVQLRTLPMAARGQVGLYRRIMQAHDLYHYDQHLSDLDNRRTWTDVHGELPPEEGDPFAGRGRLTPGERTTLCGLLAELPPPGSSEVVRALVEAARGEEPDPLPPAPLSWRDGLGLLHDPPGGTGEAAAMLRYATDVSVADYREPATPGADQELWDWVRATAERLWRPLRRELGERHERGLAERERRRRASAGRAVHGTARRAGGLPSGASVLLEVWAHGWEDLYDWRVSVLAGPEHAGRVTPVDSGVRATLAGLPEALRVPLAESFRRCDTHEAAALLEVAVAPELFGLAVDAWVVVGGVPLGVQRPVVLRHPAGVAGAAGTAGTAATAGAAGAAGTARAAGAARAARTAGAAGPDPGGAREHPADREGTDAAARWARVQAGPLQDERADCAGGRPRSPATEWLTGLPDNTVPVHCRAADQEPTLGSLHAVRDAGYGVVVTRRPPPEPGASCAPFHRGLREELADAGRAEVLPLRFQTLRGRAYGADPDAYWAAGAGLVWEDPARPLPEEDPLQGDL, from the coding sequence ATGCCCGACAAACAGGGGGCGCGCATGACGGACGGGCGCACGACCGGGTCCGCGCGCGCCTTCGAGCTCCTGGAGCCCCTCGTTCAGGCCGCGACCGTACGCGTTCACGCCCCGCCGGGCGGGTATGAGAACCCCCGCAGTCATCGGACCGGACCCACGTGGGGGAGCGGCTTCTTCATCGCTCCCGGGTGGGTCCTGACGTGTGCGCACGTGGTCGGCGAAGGGGGTGCTGCGGTGCGTCTGACGGGGCGCGAGGTCGGCATCACCTTCTCCGCCGGGAGCCTCACCGGAACGGTCACCGGGCGCGTGGAGTGCGTACTGCCCGAGCGCCTGGAGGAGCGGCGCCCCGGTCGGCACGCGCTGTGGGACCTGCCCGACCTCGCGCTGGTCAGGGTGCTGGCGCCCGTCTCGCACGCCTGCGTCTGGCTGACCGACCGCTCCCGCCCGCGCTTCGACGAGGTCGCCTACTTCGGCTGCACCGAGGACCTCGGCACCCCCGAGATCACCGGCCGCACCACCCGGCTGCGCGGCACCGCCGGGAACGGCGCGGCCATCCGGCTCGGCGACGACGACGAGATCGAGCCCGGCATGTCCGGCGGACCCGTCGTGGACCTGGCCCGCGGGGAGGTCGTCGGCGTGCTCAAGGCCCGGCGGCAGACCGGCGGCGGCGGGCTCGCCGTCTCCGTCGTACAGCTGCGCACCCTCCCGATGGCTGCGCGCGGCCAGGTCGGGCTCTACCGCCGGATCATGCAGGCCCACGACCTGTACCACTACGACCAGCACCTCAGCGATCTCGACAACCGCCGGACCTGGACGGACGTGCACGGCGAGCTCCCGCCGGAGGAGGGCGACCCGTTCGCGGGCCGGGGCCGGCTCACCCCCGGCGAGCGCACCACGCTGTGCGGGCTGCTCGCCGAGCTGCCCCCGCCCGGTTCCTCCGAGGTCGTACGCGCCCTCGTCGAGGCGGCGCGCGGCGAGGAGCCGGACCCGCTGCCGCCCGCCCCGCTCAGCTGGCGCGACGGGCTGGGGCTGCTCCACGACCCGCCCGGCGGGACCGGGGAGGCCGCGGCGATGCTCCGGTACGCGACCGACGTGAGCGTGGCCGACTACCGCGAGCCCGCCACACCGGGCGCCGACCAGGAGCTGTGGGACTGGGTCCGGGCCACGGCCGAGCGGCTGTGGCGGCCGCTGCGCCGGGAGCTCGGCGAGCGCCACGAGCGGGGCCTGGCCGAGCGCGAGCGGCGCCGGCGGGCTTCGGCCGGCCGGGCGGTGCACGGAACGGCCCGGCGGGCCGGCGGGCTGCCGTCCGGGGCGTCGGTGCTGCTGGAGGTGTGGGCGCACGGCTGGGAGGACCTCTACGACTGGCGGGTCTCCGTGCTCGCCGGTCCCGAGCACGCGGGACGGGTGACGCCGGTGGACTCGGGCGTACGGGCCACCCTGGCCGGTCTGCCGGAGGCGTTACGGGTCCCGCTCGCCGAGAGTTTCCGGCGGTGCGACACCCACGAGGCGGCGGCCCTGCTCGAAGTGGCCGTGGCCCCCGAGCTGTTCGGGCTGGCGGTGGACGCGTGGGTGGTGGTGGGCGGCGTACCGCTGGGCGTGCAACGGCCGGTGGTACTGCGCCACCCGGCCGGGGTGGCTGGGGCTGCCGGGACCGCCGGGACCGCTGCGACTGCCGGGGCTGCTGGTGCGGCAGGGACTGCCCGAGCCGCCGGAGCCGCCCGAGCCGCCCGGACCGCCGGGGCCGCCGGGCCTGACCCGGGCGGCGCGCGCGAGCACCCCGCCGACCGTGAGGGCACCGACGCCGCCGCCCGCTGGGCCCGGGTACAGGCGGGCCCGCTCCAGGACGAACGGGCCGACTGCGCAGGCGGCCGCCCGCGCAGCCCCGCCACCGAATGGCTGACCGGGCTCCCCGACAACACCGTGCCCGTGCACTGCCGGGCGGCGGACCAGGAGCCCACGCTGGGCTCGCTGCACGCGGTACGGGACGCCGGCTACGGCGTGGTGGTGACCCGGCGGCCCCCGCCCGAGCCCGGGGCCTCGTGCGCGCCCTTCCACCGCGGGCTGCGCGAGGAACTGGCCGACGCGGGGCGGGCGGAGGTGCTGCCGCTGCGCTTCCAGACCCTGCGCGGGCGCGCGTACGGGGCGGACCCCGACGCCTACTGGGCGGCCGGGGCGGGCCTGGTCTGGGAGGACCCGGCGCGGCCGCTGCCCGAGGAAGATCCGCTGCAGGGCGATCTGTGA
- a CDS encoding DUF6104 family protein encodes MYFTDRGIEELEKRRGEEEVTFEWLAEQLRTFVDLNPDFEVPVERLATWLARLDDEDDDEDA; translated from the coding sequence TTGTACTTCACCGATCGCGGCATCGAGGAGCTGGAGAAGCGGCGCGGCGAGGAGGAGGTCACCTTCGAGTGGCTCGCCGAGCAGCTGCGCACCTTCGTCGACCTGAACCCGGACTTCGAGGTCCCGGTGGAACGCCTGGCCACCTGGCTGGCCCGCCTGGACGACGAGGACGACGACGAGGACGCCTGA
- a CDS encoding protein-L-isoaspartate O-methyltransferase family protein: MTAGLLREPWLAEAFDTVDREAFVPRAVWLPVRDAEGRWRFVDRDEDPDAWRHAVWNPHQSVITQLNDGDTAPGPGTGDFTSSVSALDIVMRKLQHLDLVPRSRVLEIGYGSGYHTALLCERVGSERVVAIEVDEELARAGAANLKAAGYDPELIVGDGLEGTPGGEPFSRVVNTAALRRVPYAWIEQSRRSGVILTPFGTAYSNAGLLRLRVDTSGTKAQGAFIGESSYMWIRSERPTIDLQVPEESASRKSPIDPAQVLAAGYLQDFAIGLQVPDVSYSHRGEGDDRQVQFVDEAGTSATIVRYGDWWEEDAVRSWGPRDLWAEVTAAYTWYEVRGRPHITRFGVTVDGSGQYVWLDDPRQLVGS; encoded by the coding sequence GTGACCGCAGGGTTACTGCGCGAGCCGTGGCTGGCCGAGGCCTTCGACACGGTCGACCGCGAAGCGTTCGTCCCGCGCGCCGTCTGGCTCCCGGTCCGGGACGCCGAAGGCCGCTGGCGCTTCGTGGACCGCGACGAGGACCCGGACGCCTGGCGCCACGCCGTCTGGAACCCCCACCAGTCGGTCATCACGCAGCTGAACGACGGCGACACGGCTCCAGGGCCAGGCACGGGCGACTTCACGTCCTCCGTGTCCGCCCTGGACATCGTCATGCGGAAGCTTCAGCACCTGGACCTTGTGCCACGGTCCCGCGTCCTGGAGATCGGCTACGGATCCGGCTACCACACGGCCTTGCTGTGTGAGCGCGTCGGCTCGGAGCGGGTGGTCGCCATCGAGGTGGACGAGGAGCTCGCGCGGGCGGGCGCCGCGAACCTCAAGGCAGCCGGCTACGACCCGGAGCTGATCGTCGGGGACGGCCTGGAAGGCACCCCAGGCGGGGAGCCGTTCAGCCGGGTCGTCAACACGGCGGCGCTGCGGCGCGTTCCGTACGCCTGGATCGAGCAGTCCAGGCGGAGCGGGGTGATCCTCACCCCGTTCGGAACGGCCTACAGCAATGCGGGGCTCCTGCGGCTCCGCGTCGACACCTCGGGAACGAAGGCGCAGGGAGCCTTCATCGGCGAGTCCTCGTACATGTGGATCCGCTCCGAGCGGCCGACCATCGACCTCCAGGTCCCTGAGGAGTCAGCCAGCAGGAAGTCGCCGATCGATCCCGCGCAGGTTCTGGCGGCTGGCTACCTCCAGGACTTCGCCATCGGCCTCCAGGTGCCGGACGTCTCCTACTCGCACCGCGGGGAGGGTGACGACCGCCAGGTCCAGTTCGTGGACGAGGCCGGCACTTCGGCGACAATCGTCCGCTATGGCGACTGGTGGGAGGAGGACGCGGTCCGCTCCTGGGGACCGCGCGATCTGTGGGCGGAGGTGACTGCGGCGTACACCTGGTACGAGGTACGAGGCCGGCCGCACATCACGCGCTTCGGTGTCACGGTTGACGGGTCTGGCCAGTACGTGTGGCTGGATGACCCACGTCAGCTCGTCGGTTCCTGA
- a CDS encoding helix-turn-helix domain-containing protein produces the protein MSGHVFRLIREHLGHTQESLSEAFEVSVDTVAGWESGRRPLTSLAVGQMLTHRHRLMRMGASTALLLALEKALEADLLLTDLLTDDGPTGDSPLGTWVLQRDLVEVLVWPLNGVAPEPMRAHASPGRPRRGPAPDGPALSPDDRRRFFRRIRRIAEEARAGQFLLRRQALYLAGYDDAPDTPAWLAQQQRAERPQDWLTHWLAARSVAAVAARHGDRDRMRHFISTTLDDEAGEAANLNYWAYWLGESPHLQLSDEFIAAPGTGAWHGHRMLQHLLKGLVPEHGFLDLNIHTVWALLAARPTLLRAPSTAGRTLRARLPVLLDGTGLSPRARRELEGIRYAIRLAEA, from the coding sequence GTGTCCGGCCACGTTTTCCGGTTGATCCGGGAGCATCTGGGTCACACTCAGGAGTCCCTGTCCGAAGCCTTCGAAGTCTCCGTGGACACGGTGGCGGGCTGGGAGTCGGGGCGGCGCCCGCTGACCTCGTTGGCAGTGGGGCAGATGCTGACGCATCGCCACCGGCTCATGCGCATGGGTGCGAGCACCGCGCTGCTCCTCGCCCTGGAGAAGGCGCTGGAGGCGGATCTCCTCCTGACGGACCTGCTCACCGACGACGGGCCGACGGGTGACAGCCCCCTGGGTACGTGGGTCCTGCAACGCGATCTCGTCGAGGTGCTGGTGTGGCCGCTGAACGGAGTGGCCCCCGAGCCGATGCGCGCCCACGCGAGCCCCGGCAGGCCACGCCGCGGACCCGCCCCCGACGGACCCGCGTTGTCGCCGGACGACCGACGGCGGTTCTTCCGGCGCATCCGCCGGATTGCGGAGGAAGCCCGCGCGGGCCAGTTCCTGCTCCGCCGTCAGGCCCTCTACCTGGCCGGATACGACGACGCCCCGGACACCCCCGCCTGGCTCGCGCAGCAGCAGCGGGCGGAGCGTCCGCAGGACTGGCTCACCCACTGGCTCGCCGCCCGCTCCGTGGCCGCCGTCGCCGCACGCCACGGCGACCGCGATCGCATGCGGCACTTCATCTCCACCACGCTGGACGACGAGGCGGGCGAGGCGGCCAATCTGAATTACTGGGCCTACTGGCTCGGCGAGAGTCCGCACCTCCAGCTGTCCGACGAGTTCATCGCCGCGCCGGGCACCGGGGCCTGGCACGGCCACAGGATGCTCCAGCACCTCCTGAAGGGCCTCGTGCCCGAACACGGCTTCCTCGATCTGAACATCCACACCGTGTGGGCCTTGCTCGCCGCGCGCCCCACCCTCCTGCGCGCGCCGTCCACGGCCGGACGGACCCTCCGGGCCCGGCTGCCTGTGCTGTTGGATGGCACTGGGCTCTCACCGCGCGCACGGCGGGAGCTGGAAGGCATTCGGTACGCGATCCGCCTCGCCGAGGCATGA
- a CDS encoding HD domain-containing protein: MADDLSAVAGFLYEAGTLKHTRRTGWWMAGVNDPESVAEHSWRTSLIASIIAKLEGADPARAAFLAVWHDTQETRTGDVNHLGKKYATHADPVAVTADQTTGMPDRLASAIQELVAEYEAKDSPESVCARDADKLECMLQGIEYRAQGHAGAQRWIDNSRARLTTETGQRLADELLSQDPLDWLRTVLGEKA; this comes from the coding sequence GTGGCTGACGACCTGTCCGCGGTGGCCGGTTTCCTCTACGAGGCGGGGACGCTCAAGCACACGCGCCGCACGGGCTGGTGGATGGCCGGCGTCAACGACCCGGAGAGCGTCGCCGAGCACTCCTGGCGTACGTCTCTCATCGCTTCGATCATCGCGAAACTGGAAGGGGCCGACCCCGCGCGGGCGGCCTTCCTCGCCGTCTGGCACGACACCCAGGAGACCCGCACCGGGGATGTGAACCACCTCGGGAAGAAGTACGCGACCCACGCCGACCCGGTTGCGGTGACGGCGGACCAGACCACCGGCATGCCGGATCGGCTCGCATCGGCGATTCAGGAACTCGTCGCCGAGTACGAGGCCAAAGACTCGCCGGAGTCGGTCTGTGCGCGCGACGCCGACAAGCTGGAGTGCATGCTCCAGGGCATCGAGTACAGGGCTCAGGGGCACGCCGGCGCGCAGCGGTGGATCGACAACAGCAGGGCGCGCCTCACGACGGAGACCGGGCAGCGGCTGGCTGATGAGCTGCTGAGCCAGGACCCGCTCGACTGGCTGCGCACCGTCCTCGGCGAGAAGGCCTGA
- the sodN gene encoding superoxide dismutase, Ni — MLSRLFAPKAKVSAHCDLPCGVYDPAQARIEAESVKAVQEKYQANEDADFRARAITIKEQRAELAKHHVSVLWSDYFKPPHFEKYPQLHTLVNDTLKALSAAKASNDPATGAKALELIAEIDRIFWETKAA; from the coding sequence ATGCTTTCCCGCCTCTTCGCCCCCAAGGCGAAGGTCTCCGCCCACTGCGATCTTCCGTGCGGCGTGTACGACCCTGCCCAGGCCCGCATCGAGGCCGAGTCCGTCAAGGCCGTGCAGGAGAAGTACCAGGCCAACGAAGACGCCGACTTCCGTGCGCGCGCCATCACCATCAAGGAGCAGCGCGCCGAGCTCGCCAAGCACCACGTCTCGGTGCTGTGGAGCGACTACTTCAAGCCCCCGCACTTCGAGAAGTACCCGCAGCTGCACACCCTGGTCAACGACACCCTGAAGGCCCTCTCGGCCGCCAAGGCGTCGAACGACCCGGCGACCGGCGCGAAGGCTCTTGAGCTCATCGCCGAGATCGACCGCATCTTCTGGGAGACCAAGGCCGCCTGA
- the sodX gene encoding nickel-type superoxide dismutase maturation protease — MVEIGRPRKRFEVVEVTGASMVPTLLNGDRLVVRYGAAVRPGDVVVLRHPFQQDLLVVKRAVERRPGGSWWVLGDNPFNETGDSTVYGPVPGELVLATAVLRFRPREEDQRSLRARLSWAVSALRPLRADASASSRLRAR, encoded by the coding sequence ATGGTGGAGATCGGGCGCCCGCGGAAGCGGTTCGAGGTGGTGGAGGTGACGGGGGCGTCGATGGTGCCCACGCTGCTGAACGGGGACCGGCTCGTGGTCCGGTACGGGGCTGCCGTCCGGCCGGGTGACGTGGTCGTGCTGCGCCACCCCTTCCAGCAGGACCTGCTGGTGGTCAAGCGGGCGGTGGAGCGGCGGCCGGGCGGCAGCTGGTGGGTGCTGGGCGACAACCCGTTCAACGAGACCGGCGACAGCACCGTCTACGGGCCGGTGCCCGGGGAGCTGGTGCTGGCGACGGCGGTGCTGCGCTTCCGGCCGCGCGAGGAGGATCAGCGTTCGCTGAGGGCCCGGCTGTCCTGGGCGGTCTCGGCGCTGCGCCCGCTGCGGGCGGACGCCTCGGCCTCCAGCCGCTTGCGGGCGCGGTAG